In Nitrospira sp., one genomic interval encodes:
- the glnA gene encoding type I glutamate--ammonia ligase yields the protein MNVREVLEMAKKNKVQVVDLKFVDLIGTWQHFTVPVSELTEGLFKDGSGLDGSSIRGWRAINNSDMLLIPDPATACMDPFCSVPTLSLIGNVVDPITREMYDRDPRYIAQKAEKYLQSTKIGDTSYWGPEAEFFIFDHARYDQTNHSAYYYIDSDEGVWNMGQEGVNLGGKIRHKEGYFPVAPTDTQQDIRTEMVLEMEKAGIATEKHHHEVATAGQAEIDIRFDSLVRTADKMMMFKYIVKNVARRHGKTVTFMPKPIFGDNGSGMHTHQSIWKDGKPLFAGKEYAGVSQLCLHYIGGILKHAPALAAFTNPSTNSYKRLTPGFEAPVLLAYSSRNRSAGIRIPMYSPSPKAKRIEVRFPDPAANPYLAFSAMLMAGLDGIENKINPGEPAEKDLYDLEAKEAAKIRTMPGSLDEALSHLEKDYQFLLKGGVFSEDLIEAWIGYKRAKEVDTMRLRPHPYEFFLYYDV from the coding sequence ATGAACGTTCGCGAAGTCTTAGAGATGGCCAAGAAGAATAAGGTCCAGGTCGTGGATTTGAAGTTTGTCGACCTGATCGGGACCTGGCAGCATTTCACCGTTCCCGTCAGTGAACTGACGGAAGGGTTGTTCAAGGACGGCTCCGGCCTCGACGGCTCGTCGATCCGCGGCTGGAGGGCGATCAACAACAGCGACATGCTGCTGATTCCGGACCCCGCCACCGCCTGTATGGATCCCTTTTGTTCCGTACCGACGCTGAGCCTCATCGGCAACGTCGTCGACCCGATCACCCGTGAGATGTACGACCGCGATCCGCGGTATATCGCGCAGAAAGCAGAGAAGTATCTGCAGAGCACGAAAATTGGCGATACCTCCTATTGGGGGCCGGAAGCGGAATTCTTCATCTTCGACCATGCCCGTTATGATCAGACGAACCACAGTGCCTACTACTACATCGATTCCGACGAGGGCGTGTGGAACATGGGGCAAGAGGGCGTCAACCTGGGCGGCAAGATCCGTCACAAGGAAGGCTACTTCCCGGTGGCACCGACCGACACGCAGCAGGACATCCGGACCGAGATGGTCCTCGAAATGGAAAAGGCGGGCATCGCCACTGAAAAGCATCACCATGAAGTGGCGACGGCAGGCCAGGCGGAAATCGACATTCGGTTCGACAGCCTCGTGCGCACGGCGGACAAGATGATGATGTTCAAGTACATCGTCAAGAACGTGGCACGGCGCCATGGCAAGACCGTGACCTTCATGCCGAAGCCGATCTTCGGCGACAACGGGTCCGGCATGCATACCCACCAGAGCATCTGGAAGGACGGCAAGCCGCTGTTCGCGGGGAAGGAATACGCCGGCGTGTCGCAGCTCTGCCTGCATTACATCGGCGGCATCTTGAAACATGCTCCGGCGTTGGCAGCCTTTACCAACCCCTCGACCAATTCATACAAGCGGTTGACGCCGGGCTTCGAAGCGCCGGTGTTGCTGGCCTATTCCAGCCGTAACCGGTCGGCGGGCATCCGCATTCCGATGTACTCACCGAGCCCCAAGGCGAAGCGCATCGAAGTCCGATTCCCGGACCCTGCGGCCAATCCCTACTTGGCCTTCTCCGCCATGCTCATGGCGGGTTTGGACGGCATCGAAAACAAGATTAATCCGGGCGAGCCAGCAGAGAAGGACCTCTACGATCTCGAGGCCAAGGAAGCGGCCAAGATTCGGACCATGCCGGGCAGCTTGGACGAGGCCCTCAGCCACTTGGAGAAGGATTATCAATTCCTGCTCAAGGGCGGGGTGTTCAGTGAGGATTTGATCGAGGCCTGGATCGGGTATAAGCGCGCCAAGGAAGTCGATACGATGCGTCTGCGGCCGCATCCGTACGAGTTCTTTCTGTATTACGACGTGTAG
- the cynS gene encoding cyanase → MEKDAMCEAIKAQRTNRKITIAQVAESVGKSPTFVAAALNGNHRLSPDEALKVGSLLDLDKEQIAALSRFPVRADFPITVDPFKYRLLEVIGVYGDALREMANELFGDGIMSAIDFTIDMEKVTGSQGETRCKITLNGKWLEYKTF, encoded by the coding sequence ATGGAAAAGGACGCAATGTGCGAGGCAATCAAGGCGCAACGGACGAACAGGAAAATCACCATCGCGCAGGTCGCCGAGTCGGTCGGGAAGAGCCCGACCTTTGTGGCGGCGGCGTTGAACGGCAACCATCGCCTCTCTCCCGACGAGGCGTTGAAGGTCGGAAGCCTGCTGGATTTGGACAAGGAGCAGATCGCTGCGTTGAGTCGCTTTCCCGTGCGCGCGGACTTTCCGATTACCGTCGATCCCTTCAAGTATCGGCTGCTGGAGGTGATCGGCGTGTACGGCGACGCACTGCGGGAGATGGCCAATGAACTGTTCGGCGACGGCATCATGAGCGCGATCGACTTCACCATCGACATGGAGAAAGTAACCGGCAGCCAGGGCGAGACCCGCTGCAAGATCACGCTGAACGGCAAGTGGCTGGAGTACAAGACATTCTGA
- a CDS encoding cytochrome C552: protein MDEPINHEIHPQTEPASADNSKKNFTRYMIGGLCLVLFLALTGVGYVQVEERRGGGVRPFVSAENKKCIDCHVAKDVGVGGINDWKTSRHATKGIGCVECHRAEKGDADAYGHEGFLVSTLVTPKDCMRCHDKEAQQFDKSHHAKAAQFIGSLDNFLGNVVEGPEVGTTGCAGCHGSVVKVMENGKLHPSTWPNSGIGRVNPDGSKGTCAACHGRHSFSIAQARQPESCGRCHMGPDHPQIEAYMESKHGVMFTANKDKMKLAEPSDKWHPGKDYLFPTCATCHMSATGTQEVTHDVGDRISWTLRPVVSTRLEHYQDRRKAMTQVCSSCHSNEIVERFFTQMDGGVALYNEKFGKPAKEAMDRLKELGKITPTPFDEEIEWVFYELWHHEGRRARHGLSKMAPDYVHWQGFYEVAKHFYMKFLPKVRELSPQVAKELLARETHRWVEKGLSKEEIAQMLEFYDKEMQGKRGGSSNGGS from the coding sequence ATGGACGAACCAATCAACCATGAGATACACCCCCAGACCGAGCCAGCGTCCGCGGATAACAGCAAGAAGAACTTTACCCGCTATATGATCGGCGGCCTCTGCCTGGTGTTGTTTCTCGCGCTCACCGGCGTCGGGTACGTGCAGGTGGAGGAGCGGCGCGGCGGGGGCGTCAGACCGTTTGTCTCGGCCGAGAATAAGAAGTGCATCGATTGTCATGTCGCGAAGGATGTGGGAGTCGGAGGAATCAACGACTGGAAAACCAGCCGTCATGCCACGAAAGGGATCGGCTGCGTGGAATGTCACCGCGCCGAGAAAGGCGATGCGGATGCCTACGGTCATGAGGGGTTTCTGGTGTCCACGCTGGTGACACCGAAGGACTGCATGCGGTGCCATGATAAGGAAGCGCAGCAGTTCGACAAGTCTCACCATGCGAAGGCGGCGCAATTCATCGGGTCGCTGGACAACTTTCTGGGCAATGTGGTCGAGGGTCCGGAAGTGGGGACGACCGGCTGCGCCGGCTGTCACGGGAGCGTGGTCAAGGTCATGGAAAACGGCAAATTGCACCCTTCCACCTGGCCGAATAGCGGGATCGGCCGAGTGAATCCGGACGGTTCGAAGGGCACCTGTGCGGCCTGCCATGGGAGGCACAGTTTTTCGATTGCGCAGGCACGGCAGCCGGAAAGTTGCGGACGCTGTCACATGGGGCCCGATCACCCTCAGATCGAGGCCTACATGGAAAGCAAACACGGCGTCATGTTCACCGCCAACAAGGACAAGATGAAGCTGGCCGAACCGTCCGACAAATGGCACCCTGGCAAGGATTATCTGTTTCCCACCTGCGCCACCTGTCACATGAGCGCGACGGGAACGCAGGAGGTGACACACGACGTCGGCGATCGCATCAGTTGGACGCTACGCCCGGTCGTTTCGACCAGACTCGAGCATTACCAGGACCGACGCAAAGCCATGACGCAGGTGTGCTCCTCCTGTCACAGCAACGAAATCGTGGAGCGGTTCTTTACTCAGATGGACGGCGGCGTGGCCCTCTATAACGAGAAGTTCGGCAAGCCGGCCAAGGAGGCGATGGATCGGCTCAAAGAGCTGGGCAAGATCACGCCGACCCCGTTCGATGAAGAAATCGAGTGGGTGTTTTATGAACTCTGGCACCATGAAGGGAGGCGGGCGCGACACGGGTTGTCGAAGATGGCGCCGGACTACGTGCACTGGCAGGGATTCTATGAAGTCGCCAAGCACTTCTACATGAAGTTTCTGCCGAAGGTGCGCGAACTGTCGCCGCAAGTCGCGAAGGAGCTGTTGGCGCGGGAAACTCACCGATGGGTGGAGAAGGGCCTGAGCAAGGAGGAAATTGCCCAGATGTTGGAATTCTACGACAAGGAGATGCAAGGGAAACGCGGTGGCAGTTCAAACGGAGGATCGTGA
- a CDS encoding ammonium transporter has product MTSADHVLWLLMSTTLLLLIVPGIALFYGGMVRKKNVMNTMGLPFAVLAIVSLEWVFLGDQALFHLGNANPIGQASDGSLLWSAYRGVMASIALALVAGAIVERVRFSFFLVFGACWVLVVYLPLSHWFWGNGWLASLGVLDFSGGAVIHVSAGGSALVMAIVLGPRRGYGRIEMMPNHLPFSFCGAGLIWVGWFGFTGAAVSASMSTVAGAFVTIQLSAAAAAAAWTAVEWLQRDKPTALGSVSGAVAGLVAITPAAGYVGPLSALVIGIGAGGLCYMVVNYVKLILGYDDSLDVFGMHGVGGTWGMIATGLFASTDVNPSGSDGLFYGYPYQFAVQALAVGAAWALAGAGTWLLLRLLMSMLPSRVAQEGEVLGLDLYEHGEKGYTG; this is encoded by the coding sequence ATGACATCGGCCGACCACGTCCTGTGGCTACTGATGTCCACGACGCTCCTGCTATTGATCGTGCCGGGCATCGCGTTGTTCTACGGCGGCATGGTGAGGAAAAAGAACGTCATGAACACGATGGGGCTGCCTTTCGCTGTGCTGGCCATCGTCTCTCTCGAATGGGTGTTTCTTGGAGATCAAGCCCTCTTCCACCTCGGAAACGCGAATCCGATCGGACAGGCAAGCGATGGCAGCCTGTTATGGTCGGCCTATCGCGGTGTGATGGCCTCGATCGCATTGGCCTTGGTTGCGGGAGCGATTGTGGAACGGGTCCGCTTCTCCTTCTTTCTGGTGTTCGGGGCCTGTTGGGTGTTGGTCGTGTATCTCCCTCTGTCCCATTGGTTCTGGGGAAACGGGTGGTTGGCAAGCCTGGGCGTGTTGGATTTTTCGGGGGGCGCCGTCATTCACGTTAGCGCGGGGGGCAGTGCCCTCGTGATGGCGATTGTGCTGGGTCCGCGCCGGGGGTACGGCCGGATCGAGATGATGCCGAACCACTTGCCCTTCTCGTTCTGCGGAGCGGGACTCATCTGGGTGGGTTGGTTTGGATTCACCGGCGCCGCCGTTTCGGCCTCAATGTCAACCGTCGCAGGGGCGTTCGTGACCATTCAACTGTCGGCGGCCGCGGCAGCGGCTGCCTGGACGGCGGTGGAGTGGCTTCAACGGGACAAACCGACCGCCCTAGGATCCGTGAGCGGGGCTGTCGCGGGGCTGGTGGCGATCACGCCGGCGGCCGGCTATGTCGGACCTCTCTCGGCGCTGGTCATCGGGATCGGAGCCGGAGGGTTGTGTTACATGGTCGTGAACTACGTCAAACTCATCCTGGGCTATGACGACTCGTTGGACGTCTTCGGCATGCATGGGGTCGGAGGGACCTGGGGGATGATCGCAACGGGGTTGTTTGCGTCGACAGACGTGAACCCGAGCGGAAGCGACGGTCTGTTCTACGGCTACCCGTACCAGTTTGCCGTCCAAGCCCTAGCGGTCGGCGCGGCCTGGGCGTTAGCCGGAGCAGGGACATGGCTATTGCTGCGGCTACTCATGTCGATGTTGCCGTCTCGCGTGGCTCAGGAGGGGGAAGTGCTGGGCTTGGATCTCTATGAGCATGGAGAGAAAGGATATACAGGTTAA
- a CDS encoding ammonium transporter yields the protein MTDRHKKNPFGAGRRLAASALATGVILPAWAHAESSVGQSLSVSGPDTAWVLISSVLVLAMTVPGLALFYGGLVRSKNVLGTAMQSFAILCVVSLLWVLVGYSLAFGPDIKGLIGSVDWMGLSGVGLMPHPTYGPTIPHQAFMVFQLMFAAITPALITGAFAERMKFSAVLMFSALWSLVVYCPVAHWLWGGGWLAGLGALDFAGGAVVHLSSGMSALVCAFVLGARHGYGTDYMAPHNLPMVLLGTGLLWFGWFGFNAGSALGANQTAIIAFVATHVAAVTGALSWMTVEWWHRGKPTVLGIASGAVAGLAMVTPGAGYVGPLSACVMGLIAGGLSYMAIMNKGRLGYDDSLDVVGIHGVAGVVGILLSGMLASTAVNSDGVDGLLRGNVWFFEAQVLTVVVVALFSAIGTWAILALVDKSVGLRVTPEEEQMGLDISQHNERAYS from the coding sequence ATGACGGACCGGCACAAGAAGAACCCTTTCGGAGCAGGACGGAGGCTGGCCGCATCGGCCCTGGCGACAGGCGTGATCCTGCCGGCCTGGGCTCATGCGGAATCATCGGTGGGCCAGTCGCTGTCGGTCAGCGGGCCGGATACGGCATGGGTGCTGATTTCTTCGGTATTGGTCTTGGCGATGACCGTGCCCGGCTTGGCCCTGTTCTACGGCGGGTTGGTGCGCAGCAAGAATGTCCTGGGCACTGCCATGCAGAGCTTCGCGATTCTCTGCGTGGTCAGTTTGCTCTGGGTGCTCGTCGGTTACAGTCTGGCATTCGGTCCCGACATCAAGGGACTTATCGGCAGTGTGGACTGGATGGGCTTGAGCGGAGTGGGTTTGATGCCCCATCCGACCTACGGTCCGACGATCCCTCATCAGGCTTTTATGGTGTTCCAGCTGATGTTCGCGGCAATCACACCCGCGTTGATCACCGGCGCCTTCGCCGAGCGGATGAAGTTCAGCGCGGTGCTGATGTTCTCGGCTCTCTGGTCTCTCGTCGTCTACTGTCCCGTCGCCCATTGGCTTTGGGGGGGAGGGTGGTTGGCCGGTCTGGGGGCCTTGGACTTTGCGGGCGGAGCGGTGGTGCACCTGAGCTCGGGCATGAGCGCCCTTGTGTGCGCCTTCGTGCTCGGGGCCCGGCACGGATATGGAACGGATTATATGGCGCCGCACAATCTGCCGATGGTGTTGCTTGGAACGGGATTACTCTGGTTCGGGTGGTTCGGATTCAACGCGGGCAGTGCTCTTGGAGCGAATCAGACAGCCATCATCGCGTTCGTGGCCACGCACGTGGCCGCCGTGACCGGGGCGCTCAGTTGGATGACGGTTGAATGGTGGCATCGCGGCAAGCCGACAGTCCTGGGGATCGCCAGCGGGGCGGTCGCCGGTTTGGCCATGGTGACGCCGGGAGCGGGGTATGTCGGTCCGTTGTCCGCCTGCGTGATGGGACTTATTGCGGGCGGGCTGTCGTACATGGCCATCATGAACAAGGGGCGTCTTGGGTACGACGATTCGCTGGATGTGGTCGGCATTCACGGGGTTGCCGGTGTGGTGGGGATTCTATTGAGCGGTATGCTGGCATCTACGGCGGTGAATTCCGATGGCGTCGACGGACTGCTGCGGGGAAATGTCTGGTTTTTCGAGGCACAGGTGTTGACGGTCGTCGTGGTTGCATTGTTTTCCGCGATAGGAACCTGGGCCATTCTCGCCCTCGTGGATAAATCGGTCGGATTACGTGTGACTCCCGAGGAAGAGCAGATGGGATTGGATATCAGTCAACATAACGAGCGAGCCTATTCATAA
- a CDS encoding ferredoxin--nitrite reductase: MNKIEAIKNEHDGLAVGERIAHFAKAGWESISEADVQRLKWYGLFLRNPTPGHFMLRVRLPGGQGNGAQLRALAEIASTYGNGLVDVTTRQQVQVRHLTIEHVPVVFAKLAEAGLTSLQTGMDSVRNVMTCPVAGLNPNELLDGTDIVRAINREVLSNPAYTNLPRKCNIAVTGCPDNCLHTETQDIALVPAYHDLGHDKCYGYNVLVGGKLGSGGYRIASPLDMFVNPAEAFEVCRALLHIYRDHGPRENRTQARLAFLVEAWGDARLRHEVEIRVGRNLPTAGIDARGAAERDHIGIFRQKQRGLNYIGLKILVGRVKANDLLGIAALAERYGTGEVRLSPGQAFVIPHVSDRLVGELAEEPLVKQFAYNPSPLYKGLVSCVGSDYCDLAVIETKSRAVETARALERRLGEGLKPITVHWSGCPAGCGNHLVADVGLLGKKAKVGGKVVDAVDVFVGGRSGPDPKAAIKIMEDVPCDRLPFVLEMLMPYHTREKMHRVRGKAAPKASKASAPGSETAAAPASLTPQPSSL; encoded by the coding sequence ATGAACAAGATCGAGGCGATCAAGAATGAGCATGATGGATTGGCGGTGGGGGAGAGGATTGCTCACTTCGCGAAGGCCGGGTGGGAATCGATTTCCGAGGCCGACGTCCAGCGGCTCAAATGGTATGGCCTGTTTCTGCGCAATCCGACACCAGGCCATTTCATGCTTCGGGTGCGTCTACCGGGCGGCCAAGGAAACGGCGCCCAGCTTCGTGCGTTGGCGGAGATTGCCTCGACCTATGGGAACGGACTTGTGGATGTGACCACCAGGCAACAGGTGCAAGTGCGGCACTTGACGATCGAGCACGTGCCGGTGGTGTTCGCCAAACTGGCCGAGGCGGGCCTCACCTCGTTGCAAACCGGCATGGATTCGGTCCGCAACGTCATGACCTGTCCGGTGGCCGGATTGAACCCCAACGAGCTGTTGGACGGCACGGACATCGTGCGCGCCATCAATCGCGAGGTATTGAGCAATCCTGCCTATACGAACTTGCCGCGCAAGTGCAACATCGCCGTCACCGGCTGCCCGGACAATTGCCTCCACACGGAGACGCAAGATATCGCCCTGGTGCCGGCCTACCACGACTTGGGCCACGACAAGTGTTATGGCTACAATGTACTGGTCGGCGGCAAGCTGGGATCCGGCGGCTATCGCATCGCGAGCCCATTGGACATGTTCGTCAACCCGGCTGAAGCCTTCGAGGTCTGCCGGGCCCTCCTCCACATCTATCGTGACCATGGACCGCGGGAGAACCGCACGCAAGCGAGGCTGGCCTTTCTCGTGGAGGCGTGGGGGGACGCGCGGCTGCGTCATGAAGTGGAGATCCGTGTCGGCCGAAATTTACCCACGGCCGGCATCGATGCGCGCGGCGCGGCGGAACGTGACCACATCGGAATCTTCCGGCAAAAACAACGGGGGCTGAACTACATCGGCCTCAAGATTCTGGTCGGTCGCGTGAAGGCGAACGACTTGCTCGGCATTGCCGCCTTAGCTGAACGATATGGCACGGGCGAGGTGCGGCTGTCGCCGGGGCAAGCCTTCGTCATTCCCCATGTCAGCGACCGGCTCGTGGGCGAATTGGCCGAGGAGCCCCTGGTCAAACAATTCGCCTATAACCCCTCGCCGCTGTATAAGGGGCTCGTCAGTTGTGTGGGCAGCGACTATTGTGACCTGGCCGTCATCGAGACCAAGAGCCGCGCCGTCGAGACAGCGCGCGCGTTGGAGCGGAGGCTTGGGGAGGGGCTCAAGCCGATCACCGTCCATTGGTCGGGCTGCCCTGCAGGTTGCGGGAACCATCTCGTAGCCGATGTGGGGTTATTGGGAAAGAAGGCGAAGGTGGGGGGCAAGGTGGTGGATGCGGTCGATGTCTTCGTCGGGGGGCGTTCCGGGCCCGATCCGAAGGCCGCGATCAAGATCATGGAAGACGTACCCTGCGACCGGTTGCCGTTCGTGCTGGAGATGCTCATGCCCTACCACACGCGGGAAAAAATGCACCGTGTGCGCGGCAAGGCGGCGCCCAAGGCGAGTAAGGCTTCGGCTCCTGGGAGTGAGACAGCTGCGGCGCCGGCCAGCCTCACGCCGCAACCCTCTTCTCTGTAA
- a CDS encoding CBS domain-containing protein gives MAKRGKVGQESVELLDRHIEQVRTTLSAFQPFLSRRKATASLDGFDDRAEEVLSDTFGAASEELEAYHYAKLGETGLLPEEAQEAGMHSTDRESLHQRKQVLESCLAQLELKRAARVGRDWRRTVGERIDGRTVAEFMSKDVRSVHKGALIKEAGRLLQKWRIGSLLVDDGSRYIGIITDTDLSRKAVAKGLDPNSTTVLACMSKSIVTIEDSEPIKEALRLMKKEGIRHLPVTEDGTIIGVLSVGDLLRAYQRILEL, from the coding sequence ATGGCCAAGAGGGGGAAGGTCGGGCAAGAATCGGTCGAGCTTCTCGATCGACATATCGAACAGGTGCGTACCACGTTGTCGGCGTTTCAACCGTTCTTGTCACGGCGCAAGGCGACCGCGTCGCTGGATGGCTTCGATGACCGAGCGGAAGAGGTGCTGAGCGACACGTTCGGGGCGGCATCGGAGGAACTGGAAGCCTATCACTATGCCAAGCTGGGGGAGACGGGACTCTTGCCGGAGGAAGCGCAAGAGGCGGGGATGCATAGCACCGATCGGGAGAGCCTTCACCAGCGGAAGCAGGTGCTGGAGAGTTGTCTTGCGCAGCTCGAATTGAAGCGGGCCGCGCGCGTGGGGCGTGATTGGCGACGGACGGTCGGGGAGCGCATCGACGGTCGCACCGTGGCTGAGTTCATGTCGAAAGATGTGCGCAGTGTTCACAAGGGCGCGTTGATCAAAGAGGCAGGGCGACTACTGCAGAAGTGGCGCATCGGGTCGCTGCTGGTCGATGATGGGTCCCGCTACATCGGCATCATCACCGACACCGACCTGAGCCGGAAGGCCGTTGCCAAGGGGTTGGATCCCAACAGCACCACCGTCCTGGCTTGCATGAGCAAGTCGATCGTTACCATCGAGGATAGTGAACCGATCAAGGAAGCCTTGCGCTTGATGAAGAAGGAGGGCATCCGTCACTTGCCTGTCACGGAAGACGGCACGATCATCGGCGTGCTGTCGGTGGGGGATTTGTTGCGGGCCTATCAGCGGATTCTGGAACTGTAG
- a CDS encoding Rieske (2Fe-2S) protein, giving the protein MAIIHDDIGRRRFLSQAVMGFGLVFGMGLLGLRFLQFLVPYRTTRQTEAVLIGTESRIPMGEAVSMDLGGQKILVLKTEEGVAAFSRRCTDLGCLVSWNRERQQFICPCHQGTFDKTGKNISGPPPRPLDRLDLVKRGEQLYVSIQST; this is encoded by the coding sequence ATGGCGATCATTCACGATGATATCGGTCGGCGAAGGTTTCTTAGTCAAGCCGTCATGGGGTTTGGGCTTGTGTTTGGGATGGGGCTCTTGGGGCTACGGTTCCTACAGTTCCTCGTGCCGTATCGCACAACGCGACAGACGGAAGCAGTGTTGATTGGGACCGAATCGCGGATTCCGATGGGAGAGGCGGTCTCGATGGATCTTGGCGGGCAAAAGATCCTGGTGCTCAAGACGGAGGAAGGCGTGGCCGCGTTCTCCCGACGCTGCACCGATCTGGGATGTCTCGTCTCCTGGAATCGAGAGCGCCAGCAGTTCATTTGCCCCTGTCACCAGGGGACTTTCGATAAGACGGGAAAGAATATCTCCGGGCCTCCGCCCAGACCGTTGGATCGCTTGGACCTGGTCAAGCGCGGGGAACAGCTCTATGTGAGCATTCAGAGCACATAG
- a CDS encoding cytochrome b N-terminal domain-containing protein → MTSMGTGAAESQPAGKEKNWIDYIQKDLPEHLEWWPYTLGAIPLTLFGILVGTGLLLTFYYVPSPEKAYESVGQITNEIYLGWFVRGLHKTSVDLMILFLLFHVIRVFLTRAYRSPGELKWVSGSLVLFVTFGMGFTGYSLVFDNVSYWGMTVVTNMIGMLPVVGTPLLYLLRGGEEVSGMTLLRLYDLHTKLLPVLLGGLVLGHVVIVRLMGFTNVEGSRHFHPFYPEHTLKMGAIAVGLLVLIVDLVMIFPPMLGPPANPQEVASDVSPPWYFSAPYMWISLLPGPVALWSLLGGAGVFVLYPFIDRALSERGWQMEIVNAIVGTIVVGAVVFLIYLNMQM, encoded by the coding sequence ATGACCTCGATGGGTACAGGGGCGGCGGAGAGTCAGCCGGCCGGAAAAGAGAAGAACTGGATCGACTACATTCAGAAAGATCTGCCGGAACACCTGGAGTGGTGGCCGTACACGCTGGGTGCCATCCCGCTGACACTGTTCGGGATTCTGGTCGGAACCGGTCTGTTGCTGACGTTCTATTATGTGCCGTCTCCCGAGAAGGCCTACGAAAGCGTCGGCCAGATTACCAACGAGATCTACCTCGGCTGGTTCGTGCGCGGCTTACACAAGACGTCCGTGGATCTCATGATTCTGTTCCTGCTCTTTCATGTGATTCGGGTGTTCCTTACGCGAGCCTATCGGTCGCCGGGGGAATTGAAATGGGTAAGCGGGTCGCTGGTGCTGTTCGTCACCTTCGGCATGGGCTTCACCGGCTATTCGCTGGTCTTCGACAACGTGTCCTACTGGGGCATGACGGTGGTGACCAATATGATCGGGATGCTTCCCGTGGTCGGGACTCCCTTGTTGTACCTGTTGCGAGGTGGTGAGGAGGTGTCCGGTATGACTCTGCTCAGGCTCTACGATCTTCATACCAAGCTGCTGCCGGTGCTGCTCGGAGGGTTGGTGCTCGGCCACGTCGTCATCGTGCGTCTCATGGGGTTCACGAACGTGGAAGGGAGCCGGCACTTTCACCCGTTTTATCCTGAGCACACGCTCAAAATGGGAGCCATCGCCGTGGGGTTGCTGGTATTGATCGTAGACCTGGTCATGATCTTCCCTCCGATGCTGGGGCCGCCGGCTAATCCACAGGAAGTGGCATCCGATGTTTCGCCACCCTGGTATTTCTCGGCGCCCTACATGTGGATTTCCCTGTTGCCGGGGCCAGTCGCCTTGTGGAGCCTCCTTGGCGGGGCAGGTGTCTTTGTGTTGTATCCCTTCATTGATCGAGCGCTCTCGGAACGAGGATGGCAGATGGAAATCGTCAATGCGATTGTCGGAACGATCGTCGTGGGGGCGGTTGTGTTCTTGATATATCTGAATATGCAGATGTGA